A genomic stretch from Mycobacterium malmoense includes:
- a CDS encoding PGRS repeat-containing protein gives MKRKQHSTRRNRRNTKAKAGRHGRVVGLGSAAGAFLTAAMAPMVAAPPARAGVLDTIIDPLLQPVITAASTAASEAINAGTVALDGLNAGAGTAAFEGIHSAALESITNSINASVAAFNAAALDSTALDSVHTAAAAVDISGLSAATPAGSSATAGLNNLVYNAFDSFYTAIYTVGQDWIASPIGQQADQVINTPFVDLFGRDLIGNGINDYTGTNTSPLGQWLPVGNLGSGGFLFGDGGAGAAGTATSPAGGVGGSAGLIGNGGIGGIGFSGSVGRGGAGGNGGLLMGNGGAGGASASGNIPGTIGGNGGAGGLLFGNGGAGGAGGTGNNRAGNGGAGGNGAWLVGNGGAGGNAGTTTSPTSPNVAAGGVGGFSGLLAGNGGNGGNSVSGGGSVTTQPGGRGGYGGLLGLNGVAGAPGIPGY, from the coding sequence ATGAAACGTAAACAACACAGCACCCGGCGAAACCGCCGCAACACCAAAGCGAAGGCGGGCCGTCACGGCCGTGTAGTCGGCCTGGGCTCGGCCGCCGGCGCTTTTCTGACCGCCGCGATGGCCCCGATGGTTGCTGCGCCGCCGGCCCGCGCCGGGGTGCTCGACACGATCATCGACCCCCTCCTCCAACCTGTGATCACCGCCGCCAGCACCGCTGCCAGCGAGGCCATTAATGCCGGCACGGTTGCCCTCGACGGCCTTAATGCAGGTGCAGGCACAGCCGCTTTCGAAGGCATACACTCAGCCGCCCTCGAGAGCATCACCAACAGCATCAACGCCAGCGTGGCCGCCTTCAACGCCGCCGCGCTGGACAGCACCGCCCTCGACAGCGTGCACACAGCCGCCGCCGCCGTCGACATCAGCGGCCTCAGCGCGGCCACCCCCGCCGGGAGCAGCGCTACCGCCGGGCTGAACAACCTCGTCTACAACGCGTTCGACAGCTTCTATACCGCGATCTACACGGTCGGCCAAGACTGGATCGCCAGCCCGATCGGCCAGCAAGCCGATCAGGTGATCAACACACCGTTCGTCGACCTGTTCGGGCGCGACCTGATCGGCAACGGCATCAACGATTACACCGGCACCAACACCTCACCATTAGGGCAATGGCTGCCCGTCGGCAACCTCGGCTCTGGCGGGTTCTTATTCGGCGACGGCGGCGCTGGTGCGGCCGGTACGGCCACCAGCCCCGCCGGCGGTGTGGGCGGTTCGGCCGGGCTGATCGGCAACGGCGGTATAGGCGGCATCGGTTTCAGCGGCTCCGTCGGCCGTGGCGGTGCCGGCGGTAACGGCGGCTTGCTGATGGGCAACGGCGGCGCCGGCGGCGCCAGCGCCAGCGGCAACATACCCGGCACTATCGGCGGTAACGGCGGTGCCGGCGGCCTCCTGTTCGGGAACGGGGGCGCCGGCGGTGCCGGTGGCACCGGGAACAATAGGGCGGGCAACGGCGGCGCTGGCGGCAACGGTGCCTGGCTGGTCGGCAACGGCGGAGCCGGCGGTAACGCCGGCACCACCACCAGTCCAACCTCCCCCAATGTTGCCGCCGGTGGTGTCGGTGGTTTCAGCGGACTTCTGGCCGGCAACGGTGGTAACGGCGGCAACAGCGTGTCCGGCGGCGGCTCAGTAACTACCCAACCTGGTGGTAGGGGCGGCTATGGCGGGCTTCTTGGCCTAAACGGTGTGGCCGGTGCGCCGGGGATACCTGGTTATTGA
- a CDS encoding histidine phosphatase family protein, which yields MQVLLVRHALPLRSEHGEGSDPDLSEEGLAQVERLPKALARFPISRVVSSPQRRAIQTAEPVAAAREMSVEVDDRFAEYDRDLPIYIPVEQIKAENPQEWARLAQGHLPSAVDENAFRARVRAAVDDLVAAAGPDDTVAVFSHGGVINVLLHDILGTARLLSFPVDYASVTRLLFSRSGQATVAGVNAVEHVWDLLPRNQRW from the coding sequence ATGCAAGTGCTGCTGGTCCGGCATGCGCTACCGCTGCGCAGCGAACACGGCGAAGGCTCCGATCCAGACCTGTCGGAGGAGGGATTGGCGCAAGTCGAGCGACTGCCCAAGGCGCTGGCCAGGTTTCCGATTTCGCGGGTGGTGAGCAGCCCGCAGCGGCGCGCCATTCAGACCGCCGAACCCGTCGCGGCCGCGCGTGAGATGAGTGTTGAGGTCGACGATCGATTCGCGGAATACGACCGCGACCTTCCGATCTACATTCCCGTCGAGCAGATCAAAGCGGAAAACCCGCAGGAGTGGGCGCGGCTGGCCCAGGGGCATCTGCCCAGCGCGGTCGACGAGAACGCGTTTCGCGCACGCGTCCGCGCGGCGGTTGATGACCTCGTCGCCGCCGCCGGTCCCGACGACACGGTCGCGGTGTTCAGCCACGGCGGGGTGATCAACGTGCTGCTGCACGACATCCTGGGTACGGCCCGGTTGTTGTCCTTTCCCGTCGACTACGCGTCGGTGACCCGGCTGTTGTTCTCCCGGTCGGGTCAGGCGACGGTGGCCGGGGTCAACGCAGTCGAACATGTGTGGGACCTCTTACCCCGAAATCAGCGGTGGTGA
- a CDS encoding class I SAM-dependent methyltransferase, translated as MTQPNMDWDAAYRQEALPPWSIGRPQPELAALIEQGTIRSDVLDSGCGHAALSLALAARGYTVVGLDSSATAVKAAAAAAAEKGLTTATFIQTDVTSFRGYDGRFSTILDSGLFHALPPEGRQDYLQSIFRAATPGAALYILAFAAGALGDQDNADRPGPRGFTETELRDAVEKLWRVDDLRPAKVYGNASALPPSGDTSPNVEYDNEGHFMAPGFLLSAHKPGQ; from the coding sequence ATGACCCAGCCGAACATGGATTGGGACGCTGCCTACCGACAAGAAGCGCTACCTCCGTGGAGCATCGGCCGGCCGCAGCCCGAGCTGGCGGCCCTGATCGAGCAAGGCACGATCCGCAGCGATGTTTTGGACTCCGGTTGCGGCCACGCCGCCCTGTCGCTGGCCCTCGCCGCGCGGGGCTACACGGTCGTCGGCCTGGACTCCAGCGCGACCGCGGTCAAAGCAGCGGCGGCGGCCGCCGCCGAAAAAGGGCTGACGACAGCGACTTTCATACAGACCGACGTCACCAGCTTCCGAGGCTATGACGGCCGCTTCTCGACCATTCTGGATAGTGGGCTGTTCCACGCGCTACCACCCGAGGGGCGCCAAGACTACCTGCAATCGATCTTTCGGGCCGCCACGCCCGGGGCGGCGCTGTACATCCTGGCGTTCGCCGCCGGGGCGCTAGGAGACCAGGACAATGCCGACCGGCCCGGCCCGCGCGGCTTCACCGAAACGGAGTTGCGCGACGCGGTCGAGAAGCTCTGGCGGGTCGACGACCTCCGCCCAGCGAAGGTGTACGGCAACGCCAGCGCACTCCCGCCTTCTGGTGATACGTCGCCGAACGTCGAATACGACAACGAAGGCCACTTCATGGCGCCGGGCTTCCTACTCAGCGCGCACAAACCCGGGCAGTAG
- a CDS encoding phosphotransferase family protein, whose product MAGIGDTQLDAGVLARWLDANGAPGGGKQPALTQLKGGSQNTLYLIERGGERMVLRMPGARADAARIDGLLREIRLVRALSGTDVPHAALIAADDTGTVLGMPFYVMQAIDGWSPMDGGWQAPFDTDLQARRGLAFQLVEGAARLGRVDWRAQGLDGFGRPDGFHERQVDRWLRFLDAYKVRDLPGLDEAADWLRRNRPAHYQPGIMHGDYQFANVMFAHGEPARLAAIVDWEMTTVGDPLLDLAWALLGYDGEEPRADGFYLDMRGMPTRSELLERYEKVSGLSTENIDYYLVLANWKLGIVLEKTYAAGVRTKKVDPKITDAFGSMIPRLIATAAELARSLPTRRY is encoded by the coding sequence ATGGCCGGTATCGGCGACACGCAACTGGACGCGGGCGTCCTCGCGCGCTGGCTGGACGCCAACGGCGCGCCGGGCGGCGGCAAACAGCCGGCGCTGACCCAGCTGAAGGGCGGTTCGCAGAACACCCTGTACCTGATCGAGCGTGGTGGCGAGCGCATGGTGCTGCGGATGCCGGGGGCGCGCGCCGACGCGGCCCGCATCGACGGCCTGCTGCGCGAGATCCGGCTGGTCCGGGCGCTGTCGGGCACCGACGTCCCGCACGCGGCGCTGATCGCCGCCGACGACACGGGCACCGTGCTGGGCATGCCGTTCTACGTGATGCAGGCGATCGACGGGTGGAGCCCGATGGACGGCGGGTGGCAGGCGCCGTTCGACACCGACCTGCAGGCCCGCCGCGGGCTGGCGTTCCAACTGGTCGAGGGCGCCGCCAGGCTGGGCCGGGTGGATTGGCGCGCGCAGGGGCTCGACGGCTTCGGCCGCCCCGACGGTTTCCACGAACGTCAGGTCGATCGCTGGCTGAGGTTTCTCGACGCCTACAAGGTCCGCGACCTTCCCGGGTTGGACGAGGCCGCCGACTGGCTGCGCCGCAACCGGCCCGCGCACTACCAGCCGGGCATCATGCACGGCGACTATCAGTTCGCCAACGTGATGTTCGCCCACGGGGAGCCGGCGCGCTTGGCCGCGATCGTGGACTGGGAGATGACGACGGTCGGCGATCCGCTGCTGGATCTGGCGTGGGCGCTGCTCGGCTATGACGGCGAGGAGCCGCGCGCCGACGGTTTCTACCTGGACATGCGCGGCATGCCGACCCGCAGCGAATTGCTGGAGCGCTACGAAAAGGTCAGCGGGCTTTCCACCGAGAACATCGACTACTACCTGGTGCTGGCCAACTGGAAGCTCGGCATCGTGCTGGAGAAGACCTACGCGGCCGGCGTGCGGACCAAGAAGGTGGATCCCAAGATCACCGACGCCTTCGGCTCGATGATCCCGCGGCTCATCGCCACCGCGGCCGAGCTCGCCCGGTCACTACCCACGAGGCGCTACTGA
- a CDS encoding SDR family NAD(P)-dependent oxidoreductase, with product MGYADQLFDLTDRVVLITGGSRGLGREMAFAVARCGADVVIASRNMDNCVTTAKEIEVETGRSAMPYQVHVGRWDQLDGLVEATYVRFGKVDTLINNAGMSPLYDKLTDVTEKLFDAVVNLNLKGPFRLSALVGERMVAAGRGSIINVSSTGSLRPNGGIIPYAAAKAGLNAMTEGLAQAFGPTVRVNTLMAGPYLTDVSKAWNLGEGNNFSHLSLKRAGDPREIVGAALFLASDASSFTTGSILRADGGIP from the coding sequence ATGGGTTATGCCGACCAGCTTTTCGACCTGACCGATCGGGTCGTGTTGATCACCGGCGGCAGCCGCGGGCTGGGACGCGAAATGGCGTTTGCCGTCGCCCGGTGCGGCGCCGACGTGGTGATCGCCAGCCGCAACATGGACAACTGCGTGACCACGGCCAAGGAGATCGAGGTCGAGACCGGTCGCTCCGCCATGCCCTATCAGGTGCACGTGGGACGTTGGGATCAGCTCGACGGACTGGTCGAGGCGACCTACGTCCGGTTCGGCAAGGTCGACACGTTGATCAACAACGCGGGCATGTCACCGCTGTACGACAAGCTGACCGACGTCACCGAGAAGTTGTTCGACGCGGTGGTCAACCTGAACCTCAAGGGGCCCTTCCGATTATCGGCGTTGGTCGGCGAGCGCATGGTGGCCGCCGGCCGCGGGTCCATCATCAACGTGAGCTCCACCGGGTCGCTGCGCCCGAACGGCGGCATCATCCCCTACGCCGCGGCCAAGGCCGGCCTCAACGCGATGACCGAGGGGCTGGCACAGGCGTTCGGACCCACGGTGCGGGTCAATACGCTGATGGCCGGACCCTACTTGACCGACGTCAGCAAGGCTTGGAACCTCGGGGAGGGCAATAATTTCAGCCATCTATCCCTGAAGCGCGCCGGCGATCCGCGTGAAATCGTCGGCGCCGCACTATTTCTGGCTTCCGACGCCTCCAGTTTCACCACCGGTTCCATCCTGCGGGCCGACGGCGGAATTCCCTGA
- a CDS encoding acyl-CoA dehydrogenase family protein, producing the protein MAWDFSTEPEFEKKLDWIREFVREEVEPLEVLFSGCEFLPLNDERRRIVDPLKQRVRDNGLWAPHLGPELGGQGFGAVKLTLINEILGRSPWAPIVFGTQAPDTGNAEIIARFGTRDQKDRYLAGLLSGEIFSCFSMTEPQGGADPRVFTTRAVRDGSDWVITGRKYFSSNASVASFFIVVAITDPDVPVHRGASTFLIPAGTEGLILEANHHLVGADPHEPGHSLVRYDGVRVPSDALLGEPGQGFLILQTRLAGGRLHHAMRSIGMAQRAVEMMSRRAKSRFTQGSSLADKQLVQEFVADSYTELIPFRLTVLHAAWLIDNGDEHAARTEIAACKILASQVLKSIALRAIQVHGALGLTDQLPLVNVLLGGIALGLADGPTEAHKVNLARTLLKGYEAEDGEWPSEMLDVRREAARAKYGELVDN; encoded by the coding sequence ATGGCGTGGGACTTCTCTACCGAACCGGAGTTCGAGAAGAAACTCGACTGGATCCGCGAGTTCGTCCGTGAGGAGGTCGAGCCGCTGGAGGTGCTGTTTTCGGGCTGCGAATTCCTGCCCCTGAACGACGAGCGGCGCCGGATCGTCGATCCGCTCAAGCAGCGGGTGCGCGACAATGGCCTGTGGGCACCACATTTGGGCCCGGAGCTGGGCGGGCAGGGCTTCGGCGCGGTCAAGCTGACGTTGATCAACGAGATCCTGGGCCGCAGCCCGTGGGCGCCGATCGTCTTCGGAACGCAGGCCCCCGACACGGGCAACGCGGAGATCATCGCCCGCTTCGGAACCCGGGACCAGAAGGACCGCTATCTGGCCGGGCTGCTGTCCGGGGAGATCTTCTCGTGCTTCTCGATGACGGAGCCGCAAGGCGGCGCCGATCCGCGGGTCTTCACCACACGGGCGGTACGAGACGGTTCCGACTGGGTGATCACTGGGCGAAAGTACTTCTCCTCCAACGCCTCTGTGGCGTCGTTCTTCATCGTCGTCGCGATCACCGATCCGGACGTGCCCGTGCATCGCGGAGCCTCGACGTTCCTGATCCCCGCCGGCACCGAAGGGCTCATCCTGGAAGCCAACCACCACCTCGTCGGTGCGGACCCCCACGAACCCGGGCATTCCCTGGTCCGCTACGACGGGGTGCGGGTGCCTTCCGACGCGTTGCTCGGCGAACCCGGTCAGGGCTTCCTCATTCTGCAGACCCGATTGGCCGGCGGGCGGCTGCATCACGCGATGCGCTCGATCGGGATGGCGCAGCGCGCGGTCGAGATGATGTCACGGCGCGCGAAAAGCCGCTTCACACAAGGCAGTTCGCTGGCCGACAAGCAACTGGTGCAGGAATTCGTCGCCGACTCGTACACCGAGTTGATCCCGTTCCGGCTGACCGTGCTGCACGCCGCGTGGCTGATCGACAACGGCGACGAGCACGCCGCACGCACGGAGATCGCCGCCTGCAAGATCCTGGCGTCACAGGTACTCAAATCGATTGCGCTGCGCGCGATTCAGGTGCACGGCGCGCTCGGGCTCACCGACCAGCTGCCACTGGTCAACGTGCTGCTCGGCGGCATCGCGCTCGGGCTGGCCGACGGGCCCACCGAGGCGCACAAGGTGAACCTGGCCCGGACGCTCCTCAAGGGCTACGAGGCCGAAGATGGCGAGTGGCCCAGTGAAATGCTGGACGTCCGGCGCGAGGCCGCCCGCGCCAAATACGGTGAACTCGTTGACAACTAG
- a CDS encoding TetR/AcrR family transcriptional regulator — MNSLTTSRVTAAVERALDDRQREATEEVERILAAAVRVMERVAPEPPRVSDIVAEAGSSNKAFYRYFAGKDDLILAVMERGVAIVVSYLQHQMAKESGPRDQVVRWIEGTLAQVADPHLISMSRAAAGQMSAATKWPAADREMMRPLRDLLADPITALGSDDVDRDVEAVFSCTAATMRRYVGSADRPGRDDIAHLVRFCLRGLGIG, encoded by the coding sequence GTGAACTCGTTGACAACTAGCAGAGTCACCGCGGCCGTCGAGCGGGCGCTCGACGACCGTCAGCGGGAGGCAACCGAGGAGGTGGAACGCATCCTGGCTGCCGCGGTGCGGGTGATGGAGCGGGTCGCGCCCGAGCCGCCCCGGGTCAGCGACATCGTCGCCGAGGCCGGCTCGTCGAACAAGGCGTTCTACCGGTATTTCGCCGGCAAGGACGACCTGATCCTGGCGGTCATGGAACGCGGCGTGGCCATCGTCGTGTCCTATCTGCAACACCAGATGGCCAAGGAGTCCGGGCCGCGGGACCAGGTCGTTCGCTGGATCGAGGGCACGCTGGCGCAGGTCGCCGACCCGCACCTGATCAGCATGAGCCGCGCCGCGGCCGGGCAGATGTCGGCCGCCACCAAATGGCCTGCGGCCGACCGGGAAATGATGCGGCCGTTGCGGGATCTTCTCGCCGATCCCATCACGGCGCTGGGCAGTGACGACGTCGACCGCGACGTCGAGGCGGTGTTCTCCTGCACCGCCGCAACCATGCGACGATACGTGGGCTCCGCCGACCGGCCCGGCCGCGACGACATCGCGCACCTGGTGCGGTTCTGCCTGCGCGGGCTGGGGATCGGTTGA
- a CDS encoding NADPH:quinone oxidoreductase family protein codes for MRAVVCHSYGPPEDLVIDDVAEPVPGPGQLVVRVHAAAVNFPDVLLIAGKYQIKIPVPFIPGSELAGEVVAVGEGAPFRPGQRVFATIPTGAFAEQALLDSGSVALIPDGADFASAAAFGVTYRTAYHALRSIAEVAQGDWVVILGAGGGVGLAAVDLAVAMKARVLAAASSPEKLELCRRRGAAATVDYDREDLKSRIRELTGDAARVIIDPVGGPYSEPALRGLTRGGTFVTLGYAAGTIPSIPLNLVLLKGITIRGMEIRTFMADRPDDAARDMQELARMFADGTIRPYIGARFPLSETPAALRHVAERKALGKVVIDVAP; via the coding sequence ATGCGCGCCGTCGTCTGCCACTCCTATGGCCCGCCGGAAGATCTCGTCATCGACGACGTCGCCGAGCCCGTCCCGGGCCCCGGCCAGCTGGTGGTCCGGGTGCATGCCGCGGCGGTCAACTTCCCCGACGTGCTGTTGATAGCCGGCAAGTACCAGATCAAGATTCCGGTGCCGTTCATCCCCGGCAGCGAACTGGCCGGTGAAGTGGTGGCGGTCGGCGAAGGCGCCCCTTTTCGTCCGGGGCAGCGCGTCTTTGCGACCATCCCGACCGGGGCATTCGCCGAGCAAGCGCTGCTCGACTCGGGATCGGTGGCGCTCATACCCGACGGCGCCGACTTCGCGTCGGCAGCGGCATTCGGCGTCACCTACCGCACCGCCTATCACGCGCTGCGGTCGATAGCAGAAGTGGCGCAAGGTGATTGGGTGGTCATTCTGGGTGCCGGCGGCGGGGTGGGACTGGCGGCCGTCGATCTGGCGGTGGCCATGAAAGCCCGGGTGCTGGCGGCGGCGTCCAGCCCCGAAAAGCTCGAACTGTGCCGGCGGCGCGGCGCGGCGGCCACCGTCGACTACGACCGGGAAGACCTGAAATCGCGCATCCGTGAGCTCACCGGCGACGCCGCCCGGGTGATCATCGACCCCGTGGGGGGACCGTATTCGGAGCCCGCGCTGCGTGGCCTAACCCGCGGCGGAACCTTCGTCACGCTCGGCTACGCCGCGGGCACGATCCCGTCCATCCCGCTCAATCTGGTTCTGCTCAAGGGAATCACGATCCGCGGCATGGAGATCCGTACCTTCATGGCCGACCGACCCGACGACGCCGCGCGCGACATGCAAGAGCTGGCCCGGATGTTCGCCGACGGCACGATCCGGCCCTACATCGGCGCGCGATTCCCCTTGTCCGAGACCCCGGCGGCGCTGCGGCACGTGGCCGAGCGCAAGGCCCTGGGCAAGGTGGTCATCGACGTCGCGCCTTAG
- a CDS encoding alkyl/aryl-sulfatase produces the protein MDHKPPAAVIESAHREHALPFHDTADFDNADRGFLAALSPCVIRAADGRVVWDNDAYSFLNGAAPTSVHPSLWRQSTLAAKQGLYEVVPGIYQVRGFDISNVTFVEGETGIIVIDPLISTEVAAAALALYRAHRGGDRPVVAVVYTHSHADHFGGVLGVTSQADVDAGAVAVLAPEGFVEHAVQENVYAGPAMTRRATYMYGTLLPRGPLDQVGCGLGQAPSTGEVAMIVPTIVIRETGEKHTIDGVEIEFQMAPGTEAPAEMHFYFPRFRALCMAENATHNLHNLLTLRGALVRDPRAWAGYLTEAIDTFADRADVVFASHHWPTWGRDSIVEFLSLQRDLYAYLHDQTLRLLNQGYTGVEIAEMFQMPPALERAWHTHGYYGSVSHNVKAIYQRYMGWFDGNPARLWPHPPEALAPRYVDAMGGIDRVVELAKTAFDSGDFRWAVTLLDHAVFTDSDHAVARALYSDTLEQLAYGSENATWRNFFLSGASELRDGNFGTATQVASPTMLSQLTPEQIFDGLAVRIDGPRSWDLDIAIDITFADSATNYRLTLCNGVLVHRKAPADSATATVTVKLDSKFRLLAMVMGDFTSPGLEISGDQAALQALLGVVDRPDPNFNIVTP, from the coding sequence GTGGACCACAAACCCCCCGCCGCGGTCATCGAGTCGGCGCATCGCGAACACGCCCTGCCGTTTCACGACACAGCGGATTTCGACAACGCCGACCGTGGATTCTTGGCGGCCCTGTCCCCGTGCGTCATCCGGGCGGCCGACGGCCGCGTGGTGTGGGACAACGACGCCTACTCCTTCCTCAACGGTGCCGCGCCGACGTCCGTGCACCCCAGCCTGTGGCGGCAATCGACCCTCGCCGCCAAACAGGGTCTTTACGAAGTGGTGCCGGGCATCTATCAGGTTCGCGGCTTCGACATCTCGAACGTCACCTTCGTCGAGGGGGAGACGGGAATCATCGTCATCGATCCGTTGATATCCACCGAGGTAGCCGCGGCGGCGCTGGCCCTGTATCGCGCCCACCGGGGCGGCGACCGCCCCGTCGTCGCGGTCGTCTACACCCACAGCCACGCCGACCACTTCGGCGGCGTCCTGGGCGTCACCTCGCAGGCCGACGTGGATGCCGGCGCCGTGGCCGTGCTGGCGCCGGAAGGCTTCGTCGAGCATGCGGTCCAGGAGAACGTCTACGCCGGGCCGGCCATGACGCGCCGCGCGACCTATATGTACGGCACCCTGCTGCCACGCGGCCCTCTGGATCAGGTGGGCTGCGGGCTCGGCCAGGCCCCGTCCACCGGCGAGGTGGCCATGATCGTGCCGACCATCGTCATCCGGGAGACCGGAGAGAAGCACACCATCGACGGCGTGGAGATCGAGTTCCAGATGGCGCCCGGCACCGAGGCTCCCGCCGAAATGCATTTCTATTTCCCGCGTTTCCGCGCATTGTGCATGGCCGAGAACGCCACCCACAACCTGCACAACCTGCTGACCCTGCGCGGCGCTTTGGTGCGCGACCCGCGCGCCTGGGCCGGCTACCTCACCGAGGCGATCGACACCTTCGCCGATCGCGCCGATGTGGTGTTCGCTTCCCACCACTGGCCAACCTGGGGACGGGACAGCATCGTCGAGTTCTTGTCGCTACAGCGCGACCTATACGCTTATTTGCACGACCAGACGCTGCGGTTACTCAACCAGGGCTACACCGGCGTGGAGATCGCCGAAATGTTCCAGATGCCACCGGCACTCGAACGGGCGTGGCACACCCACGGTTATTACGGGTCGGTCAGTCACAACGTCAAGGCCATTTATCAGCGCTACATGGGTTGGTTCGACGGCAACCCGGCCCGGCTCTGGCCGCATCCCCCGGAGGCCCTAGCTCCCCGCTACGTCGACGCGATGGGCGGGATCGACCGGGTCGTCGAACTTGCCAAAACGGCCTTCGATTCGGGCGACTTCCGTTGGGCGGTAACGCTGCTCGATCACGCGGTCTTCACCGACAGCGACCATGCCGTGGCGCGCGCGCTGTACTCCGACACGCTCGAGCAGCTGGCCTATGGCTCCGAAAACGCGACTTGGCGTAACTTCTTCCTCAGTGGCGCAAGCGAATTGCGTGACGGAAACTTCGGTACCGCGACCCAGGTCGCCTCGCCGACAATGCTTTCGCAGCTGACTCCGGAGCAGATCTTCGACGGCCTCGCCGTCCGCATCGACGGCCCGCGCAGCTGGGACCTCGATATCGCCATCGATATCACTTTCGCCGATTCGGCCACCAACTACCGGCTCACCCTGTGCAACGGGGTGCTCGTCCACCGCAAGGCGCCGGCCGACTCGGCGACGGCAACCGTTACGGTCAAGCTGGACAGCAAGTTTCGCCTCCTCGCGATGGTGATGGGCGACTTCACCTCACCGGGACTGGAAATATCGGGCGACCAGGCGGCGCTGCAGGCTTTGCTCGGTGTTGTCGACCGACCCGACCCGAATTTCAACATCGTCACGCCGTAG
- a CDS encoding lipoprotein LpqH: MKRGLTVAVAGAAILAAAISGCSSNKSTTSGSGTSSGTSTSTAAGTKVIIDGKDQNVSGSVVCTSAGGNVNIAIGGAATGIAAVVTDANPPQVKSVGLGNVNGVTLAYASGTGQGNASATKNGNAYKITGTATGVDMANPMQPVSKPFEIDVTCS; the protein is encoded by the coding sequence GTGAAGCGTGGACTAACCGTCGCGGTAGCGGGAGCGGCAATCCTGGCCGCGGCCATTTCCGGCTGTTCGAGCAACAAGTCGACCACGAGCGGCTCCGGCACCAGCTCTGGCACGAGCACGTCGACGGCCGCCGGAACGAAGGTCATCATCGACGGCAAGGACCAGAACGTCAGCGGCTCGGTCGTGTGCACCTCTGCGGGCGGCAACGTCAACATCGCGATCGGTGGGGCCGCGACCGGCATCGCCGCCGTGGTCACCGATGCCAACCCTCCGCAGGTGAAGTCCGTCGGGCTCGGCAACGTCAACGGCGTGACGCTCGCCTACGCGTCGGGTACCGGCCAGGGCAACGCCTCGGCCACCAAGAACGGCAACGCCTACAAGATCACGGGCACCGCCACCGGGGTCGACATGGCCAACCCCATGCAACCGGTGAGCAAGCCGTTCGAAATCGACGTGACCTGCTCCTAG